In a single window of the Ignavibacteria bacterium genome:
- the fbp gene encoding class 1 fructose-bisphosphatase, giving the protein MLRKFTTLYRHIIDEERKYPDATGELSDLLADIALACKVISLEVNRAGLIDLMGITGSENVHGEQVKKLDEYAHDTLVKAMEVSGHLCAIASEESEDFIPVNEKFMGERAMSKYIIHFDPLDGSSNIDANISIGTIFSIYKRRSKSGPGTLEDCLQQGTNQVAAGYVIYGSSTIMVYTTGRGVHGFTLDPTVGEFLLFYENIQIPKRSKTYSINEGNYSRWSPGLQNYINDLKTDNKAAGRPYSARYVGSLVADFHRNLLYGGLFMYPGDNKNPNGKLRLLYEANPLAMIVEQAGGRASNGSQRILEIVPLNLHQKTPLFIGSEEDVLEAEKFLNLK; this is encoded by the coding sequence ATGCTAAGAAAATTTACAACATTATACAGGCATATTATTGATGAAGAAAGAAAGTACCCTGATGCTACAGGAGAGCTAAGCGACCTTCTTGCAGATATTGCATTGGCATGTAAGGTAATATCACTCGAAGTAAACCGCGCAGGATTAATAGATCTTATGGGAATTACCGGTTCTGAAAATGTCCACGGAGAGCAGGTTAAAAAGCTTGATGAATATGCCCATGATACTCTTGTAAAGGCAATGGAAGTCAGCGGACATTTATGCGCAATAGCTTCCGAAGAAAGCGAAGATTTTATACCCGTTAACGAAAAATTCATGGGTGAGCGCGCTATGAGCAAATATATAATTCACTTTGACCCCCTTGATGGTTCATCCAATATTGATGCTAATATCAGTATCGGTACAATATTTTCAATTTATAAGAGAAGATCCAAAAGCGGACCCGGTACCCTGGAAGATTGTTTGCAGCAGGGCACAAACCAGGTTGCTGCAGGTTATGTTATATACGGCTCAAGCACAATTATGGTTTATACTACAGGCAGGGGAGTACATGGTTTTACACTTGACCCCACTGTTGGAGAATTCCTGCTGTTCTATGAAAATATCCAGATACCGAAACGTTCCAAAACCTACAGTATTAATGAAGGAAATTATTCCAGGTGGTCTCCGGGGTTGCAGAATTATATCAATGATCTCAAGACGGATAATAAAGCTGCAGGAAGGCCTTATTCAGCGCGGTATGTTGGTTCGTTAGTTGCTGATTTTCACAGGAATTTGCTTTATGGCGGGTTATTTATGTATCCCGGAGATAACAAAAATCCTAATGGCAAGTTAAGGCTGCTTTATGAAGCAAATCCGCTGGCAATGATAGTAGAACAGGCAGGGGGCAGAGCAAGTAACGGCTCTCAGCGTATTTTAGAAATAGTGCCGTTGAACCTGCACCAGAAGACACCGCTTTTCATAGGAAGCGAAGAAGATGTACTCGAAGCTGAAAAATTTTTAAATTTAAAATGA
- a CDS encoding SpoIIE family protein phosphatase, with protein MAAIQGFISVFNINKDGSTGVRYVNETEKFDYLIITTVSEDYPAYTSGIQPGDTLIKINGKPVTDLSAIRSDLNRKEIGEKVIYTVRRGPEIKEYELTLAPLLPLEKLMVLLFRTVPVFLLMSYLLVGIWGILKSPYATETILIALFCFCFGSFMYATVNVGDTSDTFIKNYLYFDSLRELITYIMWLAPSFWVLLFATFPRRNRIYEKNKFISLLFIFLLPLIIIISSLMNFDSRILTFLIFLMLFLQMSVGVLLLSNNLKKVSTALEKRQVRLMLFGVKFGAISIGIGWILVIVTQFILQNKLGANFLLISLLIFLICEIGGLIIPFTFLNSFFQNKLLETESALKRRVRVFVVTVGVIGVYLFVIFVIVRLSVSLFELRDPTVIIVSVLLLSLTFTPINKRILTWIDETFYPEKTKYAEALKKYNNSISGQIESTELLRELGKWVSNTIGINPVIPFALNPQFSGSIPFRYNDSESVIHRIRSGNKFYWDEISERSRITVDENEIEWVRDNDISVTIPMISQGELIGVLNLGKKQNQEDFSAEDMEILTQASAQTALALQNLNLQSVYIDKKRMDKELEMARNIQRRLMPQEIPDVNGLEVYGESRPCFEVAGDYYDIISNDEGNTFMVIADVSGKGAGAAMIMANLQASIRVGLEITEDFSEFIARINNHVYKNTSSSEFITLFIGAWEPSTKSFHYINAGHNPPVMIDSMGNISTLDATGLILGVLPGQQYERKIIHIEPGSVIAIFTDGLEEAMNPAGDILGQERIIEILKQCKHLSSKEIVKTIQDKAIEHCAGRPLHDDLTMIVIKS; from the coding sequence ATGGCTGCAATACAGGGATTTATTTCAGTTTTTAATATCAATAAGGATGGTTCGACCGGTGTTAGGTATGTAAATGAAACTGAAAAATTTGATTACCTCATCATCACAACTGTATCTGAAGATTACCCTGCATATACTTCCGGAATTCAGCCAGGTGACACACTTATAAAAATTAACGGAAAACCTGTCACAGATCTAAGCGCTATTCGAAGTGATCTGAACCGAAAAGAAATTGGTGAAAAAGTTATTTATACAGTAAGAAGGGGACCTGAAATTAAAGAATATGAATTAACGCTTGCCCCCCTTCTCCCCCTTGAAAAACTTATGGTATTGTTATTCAGAACGGTTCCAGTTTTTTTATTAATGAGTTATTTGCTTGTAGGGATTTGGGGAATACTTAAGAGTCCATATGCTACAGAAACTATTTTAATAGCCCTTTTTTGTTTCTGTTTCGGAAGCTTTATGTATGCTACTGTAAATGTTGGTGATACATCTGATACATTTATAAAAAATTACCTGTATTTTGATTCTCTGCGTGAGCTCATAACCTACATAATGTGGCTTGCGCCAAGTTTTTGGGTTCTGCTTTTCGCTACTTTTCCCCGCAGAAACAGGATCTATGAAAAAAATAAATTTATTTCACTCTTATTTATATTTCTGCTGCCGTTAATTATAATAATTTCTTCACTTATGAATTTTGACAGCCGGATCCTTACATTTTTAATTTTCCTGATGCTTTTTTTGCAAATGAGTGTTGGTGTGCTGCTGCTTTCAAATAACCTGAAAAAAGTTTCTACAGCCCTTGAAAAAAGACAGGTAAGGCTAATGCTGTTCGGGGTAAAATTCGGGGCGATTTCAATTGGCATAGGGTGGATTTTGGTTATAGTTACTCAGTTCATTTTACAGAACAAGCTGGGAGCCAATTTTTTGCTAATCAGTCTGTTAATATTTCTGATCTGTGAGATCGGGGGATTGATCATACCGTTTACATTCCTCAATTCATTTTTCCAGAATAAGCTTCTTGAAACTGAAAGCGCTTTAAAAAGAAGAGTCAGGGTTTTTGTTGTTACAGTGGGAGTTATTGGTGTTTACCTGTTTGTAATATTTGTAATTGTAAGACTTTCAGTAAGCCTCTTTGAGCTTAGAGATCCAACCGTAATAATTGTTTCAGTTCTGCTGCTCTCTTTAACATTCACGCCGATAAACAAAAGAATATTGACCTGGATAGACGAGACATTTTACCCGGAAAAGACGAAATATGCTGAAGCTTTGAAAAAATATAACAACAGCATTTCCGGACAAATCGAATCTACTGAGCTCCTGCGGGAATTAGGGAAATGGGTAAGCAATACAATAGGTATAAACCCGGTAATTCCTTTTGCGCTTAACCCTCAGTTCAGCGGCAGCATTCCATTCAGATATAATGACAGTGAAAGCGTAATACACAGAATACGAAGCGGCAACAAGTTTTACTGGGATGAAATTTCAGAACGCTCCAGGATTACTGTGGACGAAAATGAAATTGAATGGGTAAGAGATAATGATATATCCGTTACAATTCCTATGATATCCCAGGGTGAATTGATAGGAGTTTTGAATCTAGGCAAGAAACAAAACCAGGAAGATTTTTCGGCTGAAGATATGGAAATTCTTACACAGGCATCTGCACAAACTGCATTGGCACTGCAGAATCTAAACCTCCAGTCAGTTTATATTGATAAAAAGCGCATGGATAAAGAGCTTGAAATGGCCCGTAATATTCAGCGAAGGCTGATGCCGCAGGAAATACCTGATGTTAACGGCCTGGAAGTTTACGGTGAATCAAGACCATGTTTTGAAGTAGCTGGTGACTATTATGATATAATCAGCAATGATGAAGGCAACACCTTTATGGTAATTGCTGATGTAAGCGGTAAAGGCGCAGGGGCTGCAATGATAATGGCAAATTTGCAGGCATCGATAAGAGTTGGGCTGGAAATTACTGAGGATTTCTCGGAATTTATTGCAAGAATTAATAACCACGTTTACAAGAACACATCATCTTCAGAATTTATTACCCTTTTCATCGGCGCATGGGAACCTTCTACCAAATCATTTCACTATATCAATGCCGGACACAATCCACCGGTTATGATTGATAGTATGGGGAATATTTCTACACTTGATGCAACGGGACTTATTTTGGGAGTACTGCCAGGGCAGCAATATGAAAGGAAAATCATTCATATAGAACCGGGTTCGGTAATAGCTATATTTACTGATGGTTTAGAAGAGGCTATGAACCCAGCAGGTGATATTCTCGGCCAGGAACGAATTATTGAAATTCTCAAGCAGTGTAAACATCTTTCATCAAAAGAAATTGTAAAAACTATTCAGGATAAGGCAATTGAGCATTGTGCCGGCAGGCCGCTTCATGATGACTTAACAATGATCGTTATAAAAAGCTGA
- a CDS encoding DUF971 domain-containing protein, whose protein sequence is MHIEWDDGSDSLLQLANLRKSCPCANCISEKLNKPATYIPLLASPQLTLKDIRIVGTYAVQLVWQDGHDSGIYTFEKLKENKY, encoded by the coding sequence TTGCATATTGAATGGGATGATGGCAGTGATTCATTGCTGCAGCTTGCTAACCTCAGAAAAAGCTGCCCGTGCGCAAACTGTATTTCTGAAAAATTGAATAAACCTGCAACTTATATCCCTTTGCTGGCATCACCTCAGCTTACGCTGAAAGATATCAGAATAGTTGGAACATATGCAGTGCAGCTGGTTTGGCAGGATGGGCATGATTCCGGGATTTATACATTTGAAAAGCTTAAAGAAAATAAATATTAA